The Malus domestica chromosome 06, GDT2T_hap1 genome has a segment encoding these proteins:
- the LOC139196810 gene encoding uncharacterized protein, with protein MGKDLAKLFQKYAIKQHMFIPRYPQDNRQAKGSNKMVLNFLKKSLPTRRENGQTNSPDVYGHIAPPKDEQPNSKEMATSLDLADEKRGQTITRIVAYQQHLLSSYNKRAKIRLFQPEDLVLRKSFIIARKESSKKMDPIWEGPYKISRVGGKSNYTLATKKQQNDKKNSRVPII; from the coding sequence ATGGGCAAAGATTTAGCGAAGCTTTTCCAAAAATATgccatcaagcagcacatgttcatcccaagatatcctcaagacAATAGACAGGCTAAAGGATCTAATAAGATGGTTCTGAACTTCCTCAAGAAATCTctaccaacaagaagggaaaatggccagacgaactccccggatgtctatgggcatatcgcaccaccaaaagatgagcaaccgaacagtaaggagatggccacaagcttagatctggcagatGAGAAGCGTGGGCAAACCATCACCCGTATTGTAGCCTACCAGCAGCATCTCCTTTCTAGTtataacaaaagggccaagatccggctgTTCCAGCCtgaagatctagtcctaagaaaatcCTTCATCATTGCCCGCAAAGaaagctccaaaaagatggatcccatctgggaaggtccgtacaagattagCAGAGTAGGCggtaagagtaattacaccctcgccactaagaaacaacaaaatgataaaaaaaacagTAGAGTGCCTATAATCTAA